The stretch of DNA TACCTGCCATTCGAGGAGCCGTTTGCTTCGGAGGTGGGAGCGATGGCCATCCGCAAAGGCGATCTCGACACCTTGAATTTCTTCAATAGCTGGATTGCGGCCAACAAGGCCAATGGTTGGCTCGAACAGCGCCGCCATTATTGGTTCGAGACCCGCGAATGGGCCGATCAGGTCGCGACCGATCCCGACACGATCGCTGAGTGCGATGAATCCTTTCAGTAGCTGGCCGGGGGTGGGAGCGCCTAGACGGTCCGCTATGTGCCGGATGGACTTTTCCTCCGGGTGGTCCGTGCAATTCCTCGAAGCCCCAAGTTCACCATTTGGAGAAAACCCCCTCCCGAACCCTTGATCTCTTCCGAGGACCACATGTCTTTAGAACACACCTTGTCTGATCCCCCCGATCAACTCAATAAACGGGCTTTCATCGGGAATTCAATCGTCATCAAGGGGGATGTGAGCGGCGATCAGGATCTGGTCGTCCATGGCCGCATCGAAGGAACGGTGTCGCTCCCCGGATACAGCATCACCGTGGGCCATGATGGCCTAGTCAAAGGCGACATGATCGCCAAGGTGATTCGGATCGAGGGTACTGTGGAAGGAGAACTTCAGGGTGAAGACAAAATTCTTCTAGATCGATCCGCAAAGGTTCGAGGCAAAATCACCTCCCCCCGAGTCGCTCTGGAAGATGGATGCCGGTTTAGCGGTGGCATCCACATGACTGGCGTTGGGGAGCGCGATGCTGAATAACCGGAGTTCGGCACTGGGAGCG from Acidobacteriota bacterium encodes:
- a CDS encoding polymer-forming cytoskeletal protein translates to MSLEHTLSDPPDQLNKRAFIGNSIVIKGDVSGDQDLVVHGRIEGTVSLPGYSITVGHDGLVKGDMIAKVIRIEGTVEGELQGEDKILLDRSAKVRGKITSPRVALEDGCRFSGGIHMTGVGERDAE